The Armatimonadota bacterium genome includes a region encoding these proteins:
- a CDS encoding DUF1343 domain-containing protein — MSARNPPRDSSLLGGVVALDTGPPQRWRTAGPAHRCIESRGRQGIGAPDPNSRTTMREHAAVLLILLLLLVAPSYTGHTEAQPAGLTRPGVDVLLDTPGLLQGRRIGLVTHAAGLTSSGESTSNALLRDPRFTVSALFAPEHGVSGTIPAGHSVPDLAGRVPVYSLYNATRRPTPEMMAGVDTFVIDLQDVGARAYTYASTMALVLQAAREAGKPVVVLDRPNPQGGLQLDGPVLEPAYRSFIGMYPIPLVHGMTMGELAQLFNWMFEINAQLTVVPMQGWSRRTVWGETGLPWVRPSPNIPTMTTPFYYAATGVLDGTNLSAGIGTPHPFEVVISPWLHAGRLASRLNAVGLSGVAFEPYEFVRGESTLRGVRLVLTDPLRFKPATTAVHILYEIRRLHGPTLQFVPRGGRYMFDFVWGTSSVRKAILRGAPATAIAARWEPHLRRFQMLRSPYLIYP; from the coding sequence ATGAGCGCCAGGAACCCGCCCCGGGACTCCTCGCTGCTAGGGGGTGTCGTGGCCCTGGACACAGGTCCGCCTCAGAGGTGGCGGACTGCCGGCCCAGCCCACCGGTGTATCGAATCGCGGGGCCGCCAAGGAATCGGCGCCCCGGACCCGAATTCTAGGACGACCATGCGAGAACACGCGGCCGTCCTCTTGATCTTGCTGCTCCTACTGGTCGCTCCCTCTTACACCGGGCACACCGAAGCGCAGCCGGCAGGCCTGACGCGGCCCGGCGTGGATGTTCTCCTGGACACGCCGGGGCTCCTGCAGGGACGCCGCATCGGGCTGGTAACGCACGCCGCCGGCCTGACAAGCAGCGGGGAGTCCACCTCGAACGCGCTCCTGCGGGACCCGCGGTTTACGGTCAGCGCCCTGTTCGCCCCGGAGCATGGGGTCTCCGGAACGATCCCGGCCGGCCACTCGGTTCCGGATCTTGCCGGCCGTGTGCCGGTCTACAGTCTCTACAACGCGACGCGCCGGCCCACGCCCGAGATGATGGCAGGCGTGGATACCTTCGTGATTGATCTTCAAGACGTCGGCGCGCGGGCCTACACCTACGCCTCCACGATGGCGTTAGTGTTGCAGGCGGCGCGTGAAGCGGGCAAACCCGTTGTGGTCCTCGACCGGCCCAACCCGCAGGGAGGCCTGCAACTCGATGGGCCGGTGCTGGAACCCGCCTACAGGTCGTTCATTGGCATGTATCCGATACCGCTGGTGCACGGCATGACGATGGGGGAGCTGGCCCAGCTCTTCAACTGGATGTTCGAGATCAACGCGCAGCTCACCGTGGTGCCGATGCAGGGCTGGTCGCGCCGCACGGTCTGGGGAGAGACCGGCCTGCCTTGGGTGCGGCCGTCGCCCAATATCCCGACGATGACAACCCCGTTCTACTACGCTGCCACGGGCGTTCTGGACGGAACGAACCTCTCCGCCGGCATCGGCACTCCACACCCGTTTGAGGTCGTGATCAGCCCCTGGCTGCACGCCGGGCGGCTGGCATCGCGGTTGAACGCCGTCGGACTGAGCGGCGTGGCGTTTGAGCCGTACGAGTTCGTGCGGGGAGAGAGTACGCTGCGCGGGGTCCGCCTAGTGCTGACCGATCCGCTCCGCTTCAAGCCGGCGACCACCGCGGTCCACATCCTCTACGAGATCAGGCGGCTCCACGGCCCGACACTGCAGTTCGTCCCGCGGGGCGGCAGGTACATGTTCGACTTCGTGTGGGGAACCAGCAGCGTGCGCAAGGCCATCCTGCGGGGCGCTCCGGCGACGGCGATCGCAGCGCGATGGGAGCCGCATTTGCGGCGGTTCCAGATGCTGCGGAGTCCGTACCTGATCTATCCGTAG
- a CDS encoding reverse transcriptase-like protein, giving the protein MKKLRLFIDGASRGNPGPSAIGIVVQDSRGRVVAEVAEALGKATNNVAEYEALLRALQEARARGADEVEILADSDLLVRQVAGTYKVRSANLAPLHRAALSALAGFRKWHVTHIPRGRNTAADALANRALDGLTPQGFLPCAPDAAAGLRSELARLSGRLDGVLGVGVKTVCDGQEIFLEPDRPFPTASVFKIPVLIELLLQAEEGRLRLDDTVTVAEEMKSPGSGVLKELTSSPALSVADLAMLMVIISDNTATDILVDLVGKEAINQRLASWGFSVTRVPMSCRELLFELAGRPAGPFTPEARLEVEQILKSRERSFVGRAYSDFDNDLTTPREMVRLLEMLVSDGPLSAGVKERALHFMGRQQVRDRLPLHLPPGTEIAHKTGSIAGVRNDAGILFVARGPVLVCAFTRDLADDQAGAAAVAEVGRLVHAALA; this is encoded by the coding sequence ATGAAGAAGCTCCGGCTGTTCATTGATGGCGCCTCGCGAGGTAATCCCGGTCCCTCGGCCATCGGTATAGTGGTGCAGGACAGCCGGGGCCGGGTGGTTGCCGAGGTTGCCGAGGCCCTGGGGAAGGCCACGAACAACGTGGCAGAATACGAAGCGCTGCTCCGTGCTCTCCAGGAAGCCCGCGCGCGAGGGGCGGACGAGGTCGAGATATTGGCGGACAGCGACCTGCTGGTCCGGCAGGTCGCCGGCACCTACAAGGTGAGGAGTGCCAATCTGGCGCCCCTGCACAGGGCTGCGCTCAGCGCGCTTGCCGGCTTCCGAAAGTGGCACGTCACGCACATCCCCCGCGGCCGGAACACCGCGGCCGATGCCCTGGCCAATCGCGCTCTCGACGGCCTTACGCCGCAGGGATTTCTGCCCTGTGCCCCGGACGCTGCAGCAGGCCTGCGCTCGGAGCTCGCCCGCCTCTCGGGCCGGCTGGACGGGGTGCTCGGCGTAGGCGTCAAGACGGTCTGCGACGGCCAGGAGATCTTCCTCGAGCCCGACCGGCCCTTCCCAACGGCCAGCGTGTTCAAGATCCCGGTGCTGATCGAGCTGCTGCTGCAGGCAGAGGAGGGACGCCTCCGCCTCGACGATACGGTGACCGTTGCCGAGGAGATGAAATCCCCGGGCTCCGGTGTCCTGAAGGAACTGACTTCTTCCCCGGCGCTCAGCGTTGCGGACCTGGCGATGCTGATGGTCATCATCAGCGACAACACCGCCACCGATATCCTGGTAGATCTGGTAGGCAAGGAGGCCATCAATCAGCGGCTGGCGTCGTGGGGATTCTCGGTGACGCGCGTGCCCATGAGCTGCCGCGAGCTGCTCTTTGAGCTGGCAGGGCGCCCGGCAGGCCCCTTCACGCCGGAGGCGCGTCTCGAGGTGGAGCAGATCCTAAAGTCGCGCGAGCGGTCGTTTGTCGGCCGCGCCTATTCCGACTTCGACAACGACCTCACCACGCCCCGCGAGATGGTCCGGCTGCTCGAGATGCTGGTGTCCGACGGGCCGCTCTCCGCCGGCGTCAAGGAGCGGGCCCTGCACTTCATGGGACGCCAGCAGGTACGCGACCGGCTGCCGCTGCACCTGCCGCCGGGTACTGAGATCGCCCACAAGACCGGCTCGATCGCCGGGGTTCGCAACGACGCCGGGATACTGTTCGTGGCACGCGGCCCGGTGCTGGTCTGCGCCTTCACCCGCGATCTAGCGGACGACCAGGCCGGAGCAGCCGCGGTTGCCGAGGTCGGCCGGCTGGTGCATGCTGCCCTCGCCTGA
- a CDS encoding efflux RND transporter periplasmic adaptor subunit, with translation MPRESRHRPTAAALAARDSARRCAGWRAPIAADTRCPMKRWKVVVGIVLVISVLVGYSMWSRSGGPAQVEVARVIRGPMTASFTADGVVKGKTVNIAPKIAARVEAIPVREGQPVKSGGILLELDDRDLRAGLSEAASALRAARTGVKQAEAAVALTRQQIEAREAQAEALLRAAQAQLQQVLSGARPQEVAQAQQQVEQARANLTAAEGALRRARDLHARGAISRADLDEAEARHEVARAQFRAAGEALDMIKAGARLEEQAAARAQVEAARAGAEAARSARGEVLLREADAEMARARVAQAEAAVEAATALLASATLRAPFGGVVSRVAVEVGELVSPGLPVVTLFDPADLWVTSDVADEDAAKAQRSKEVTITAPAYPGRRFRGRIEELAPQAELKQDAALRTRIVRIKVKLLEGSDVLRPGLEVDVEGEGTIATAALSVPADALLFRENRNMVFLVEDGTARLREVKIGYTTHDAAEILEGLKEGDHVVVKGKDGLQDGRRVRVTRSGGS, from the coding sequence ATGCCCCGCGAATCCAGACACAGACCGACCGCTGCGGCCCTGGCGGCGCGCGATTCAGCCCGCAGATGCGCTGGTTGGAGGGCTCCCATTGCCGCAGATACGAGGTGTCCGATGAAGCGCTGGAAGGTCGTTGTCGGCATCGTTCTGGTGATCTCAGTCCTGGTGGGCTACTCCATGTGGTCACGATCAGGCGGACCGGCCCAGGTGGAGGTGGCCAGGGTCATCCGAGGCCCCATGACCGCGTCGTTCACTGCCGACGGCGTCGTCAAGGGAAAGACCGTGAACATTGCGCCCAAGATCGCGGCCCGGGTCGAGGCGATTCCTGTCAGGGAGGGCCAGCCGGTCAAGTCCGGGGGGATACTCCTGGAGCTCGACGACCGTGACCTGCGCGCCGGTCTCAGCGAAGCCGCATCCGCGCTGCGCGCCGCGCGAACAGGAGTGAAGCAGGCAGAAGCCGCGGTGGCGCTCACCCGACAGCAGATCGAGGCCCGGGAGGCGCAGGCAGAGGCCCTGCTGAGAGCGGCTCAGGCTCAGCTCCAGCAGGTGCTCTCCGGGGCCCGGCCCCAGGAGGTGGCCCAGGCCCAACAGCAGGTGGAGCAGGCGCGGGCAAACCTCACGGCCGCGGAAGGGGCACTCAGGCGCGCCCGCGATCTGCACGCCCGGGGAGCGATCTCCCGGGCGGATCTCGACGAGGCGGAGGCGCGCCATGAGGTGGCGCGTGCGCAGTTCCGCGCGGCCGGTGAGGCGCTTGACATGATCAAGGCAGGAGCGCGGCTCGAGGAGCAGGCCGCGGCCAGAGCCCAGGTGGAGGCGGCCAGGGCAGGGGCTGAAGCGGCAAGAAGCGCCCGCGGCGAGGTTCTCCTGCGGGAGGCCGATGCCGAGATGGCCCGTGCCAGGGTGGCGCAGGCAGAAGCCGCGGTGGAAGCCGCCACCGCCCTGCTGGCCTCGGCCACCCTGCGGGCACCGTTTGGCGGCGTTGTCAGCCGCGTTGCCGTGGAGGTCGGGGAACTGGTCTCACCGGGCCTTCCGGTCGTTACGCTGTTCGATCCGGCCGATCTTTGGGTCACGTCAGACGTGGCCGACGAAGACGCTGCCAAGGCCCAGAGATCCAAGGAAGTCACGATCACGGCACCGGCCTATCCGGGCCGCCGGTTCCGCGGGCGCATCGAGGAGCTCGCCCCGCAGGCGGAGCTGAAGCAGGATGCGGCACTGCGCACTCGGATCGTGAGGATCAAGGTCAAGCTCCTGGAGGGCTCGGACGTGCTCAGGCCCGGGCTGGAGGTGGACGTGGAAGGAGAGGGCACGATCGCGACCGCGGCGCTCTCGGTGCCCGCCGATGCGCTGCTCTTTCGCGAGAACCGCAACATGGTCTTCCTGGTGGAAGACGGCACCGCGCGCCTGCGCGAGGTCAAGATAGGGTACACGACCCACGACGCCGCGGAGATACTGGAGGGGTTGAAAGAAGGAGATCACGTCGTCGTCAAGGGCAAGGACGGCCTGCAAGATGGCCGGCGCGTTCGGGTCACGCGGAGCGGGGGCTCCTGA
- a CDS encoding ABC transporter ATP-binding protein, which translates to MPLGNTPLGNVAQGDALLVRLERVSKVYRMGEVEVHALREVDLDVHQGELVVILGPSGSGKTTVLNLVGGIDVPTSGRVLVGGTDITRFGDSELTAYRRDRIGFVFQFFNLIPTLTARENVELAAELVRNPRDTDEVLDAVGLGERAAHFPGELSGGEQQRVAIARALVKNPPILLCDEPTGELDHETGRRILQVIGEINRSEGRTVLLVTHNSAIASMADQVIRLRSGAVDSRQENPAPMDPMELKW; encoded by the coding sequence ATGCCGCTGGGTAACACGCCGCTGGGTAACGTGGCGCAGGGTGACGCGCTCCTGGTCAGGCTGGAACGGGTCTCCAAAGTCTACCGGATGGGCGAGGTCGAGGTCCACGCCCTCCGCGAGGTTGACCTTGATGTCCACCAGGGAGAGCTTGTGGTCATACTGGGCCCGAGCGGATCAGGCAAGACGACCGTCCTGAATCTCGTGGGAGGCATTGACGTCCCCACCTCCGGCCGCGTCCTGGTTGGGGGCACGGATATCACGCGGTTCGGCGACTCCGAGCTCACGGCGTACAGGAGGGACCGCATCGGCTTCGTGTTCCAGTTCTTCAACCTCATCCCCACGCTCACCGCACGAGAGAACGTGGAACTCGCCGCCGAGCTCGTCCGCAATCCCAGGGACACCGATGAGGTCCTCGACGCCGTAGGCCTGGGCGAGCGTGCAGCCCACTTCCCCGGGGAGCTGAGCGGCGGAGAGCAGCAGAGGGTCGCGATTGCCAGGGCCCTCGTGAAGAACCCCCCGATTCTTCTCTGCGACGAGCCCACCGGAGAACTCGACCACGAGACAGGCCGCAGGATCCTCCAGGTGATCGGCGAGATAAACCGCTCCGAGGGCCGCACCGTGCTGCTGGTCACGCACAACTCGGCGATCGCGTCAATGGCCGATCAGGTGATCCGCCTGCGCAGCGGCGCCGTGGACTCGCGACAGGAGAACCCTGCGCCGATGGATCCAATGGAACTGAAGTGGTGA
- a CDS encoding FtsX-like permease family protein, giving the protein MSLLALKLVRDLWQSRWQYLAVGFTVMLGVTFYGAAYMSYGNLDASYRYSYDRLQFEDFGISFHAAPERVTDRVRRIPGVKAVEGRLVEDVVIKIPGRSTKKLIGRLISVPADRRPSVNNLFIARGRYLSTRTAREIVLESSFAKHHKLRPGDTIEIERAGARVRFLIAGIAMSPEYLYVVRSKQDLMPFPESFGVMFVSGDVLGPLVGKPGLVNHIVATIADPQRGPAIMREAKRLLDVYGAEEPVPREDQPSHQLLEQDLQGFQAYSVLFPSLFLSVAGLTVYTLLTRMVHMQRPVIGMLMAIGFSRQRVVLHYLSASLLIGALGSLLGSALGFWLSGWATRGYASFLSLPYVLLVPRWGALLFGFLIGTGVCLAAGVLPARAAARISPAEALRAAVPATGRVVPLDRVIPGLGTMALAWRIPLRNVFRHPRRTVSTVFGVAAGISLIMVSQGLLDSSEEAMNRWIHDTLYDDIRVEFALYQDRGVVNTVRSWPGVIWAEGALEMPVEFRKGDRTYSALLVGLENGSRLYRLRSESGEKMLPDDAGFLFGQVLRSKLGVEQGDTILVSLPRTRAEQEPVQRTARVAGFVWESIGTVAYLPLDRTRQLFREDLSLPPGAITGVRVKVDPLYLAEVKERLLNLPGAAAVNVLADLRKMLDSMMALARNIFAIMLLFGMALAFSMVFNMITINVLERSSEVATMRTLGIGRWKILGMITLENMLTAAMGVCLGLPGGRMLVDAFIKAGSTEKQMELFSFQAVVFPRTYVMAAVAIVIVVLISQLPAISYVNRLNLARATKERVT; this is encoded by the coding sequence ATGTCGCTGCTCGCGCTGAAGCTGGTCAGAGACCTTTGGCAGTCGCGCTGGCAGTACCTTGCCGTGGGCTTCACGGTGATGCTGGGCGTCACCTTCTACGGCGCCGCGTACATGTCGTACGGGAACCTGGACGCTTCGTACCGGTATTCCTACGATCGTCTGCAGTTCGAGGATTTCGGGATATCGTTTCACGCCGCACCGGAGCGGGTCACGGACCGGGTGCGGCGGATCCCTGGCGTCAAGGCGGTCGAGGGACGGCTCGTCGAGGACGTCGTGATCAAGATCCCCGGGCGGTCCACGAAGAAGCTGATAGGAAGGCTCATCTCCGTCCCGGCCGATCGCCGGCCGTCCGTCAACAACCTGTTCATCGCCCGGGGACGGTATCTCTCCACCCGGACCGCGCGCGAGATAGTACTGGAGAGCAGCTTCGCGAAGCACCACAAGCTCCGCCCCGGAGACACTATTGAGATCGAGCGCGCAGGGGCCCGGGTGAGGTTCCTGATCGCCGGGATAGCCATGAGCCCGGAGTACCTGTATGTCGTCCGCAGCAAGCAGGACCTCATGCCCTTCCCCGAGTCCTTCGGGGTGATGTTCGTGTCCGGCGATGTCCTCGGGCCGCTCGTGGGCAAGCCGGGGCTGGTGAATCACATCGTGGCCACCATTGCTGATCCTCAGCGCGGGCCTGCGATCATGCGGGAAGCGAAGAGGCTGCTCGACGTCTACGGGGCCGAGGAACCGGTGCCCCGAGAAGACCAGCCCAGCCACCAGCTCCTTGAACAGGACCTGCAGGGGTTCCAGGCCTACTCCGTCCTGTTCCCGTCCCTCTTCCTCAGCGTCGCCGGTCTCACGGTCTACACGCTGCTGACGCGCATGGTCCACATGCAGCGACCCGTTATAGGGATGCTGATGGCGATAGGCTTCTCGCGGCAGAGGGTCGTCCTGCACTACCTGTCTGCCTCGCTGCTCATCGGCGCGCTGGGAAGCCTGCTGGGCAGCGCATTGGGGTTCTGGCTCTCAGGGTGGGCCACCCGCGGTTACGCCTCGTTCCTGTCCCTCCCCTACGTCCTGCTCGTGCCCCGCTGGGGTGCGCTGCTCTTCGGGTTCCTCATAGGAACCGGGGTCTGCCTGGCGGCCGGCGTCCTGCCCGCCCGCGCGGCCGCGCGGATCAGTCCGGCCGAGGCCCTCCGAGCCGCGGTGCCCGCCACAGGACGCGTCGTCCCGCTCGACAGGGTAATACCGGGGCTGGGGACGATGGCACTGGCCTGGCGCATCCCGCTGCGCAACGTCTTCCGCCACCCACGGCGGACCGTATCCACGGTCTTTGGCGTCGCGGCGGGGATATCGCTGATCATGGTCTCCCAGGGGTTGCTGGATTCATCTGAAGAGGCAATGAACCGCTGGATCCACGACACCCTCTACGACGACATCCGGGTCGAGTTCGCGCTCTACCAGGACCGGGGTGTGGTCAACACCGTGCGGAGCTGGCCTGGGGTCATCTGGGCCGAGGGCGCGCTCGAGATGCCCGTGGAGTTCAGGAAGGGAGACCGCACCTACTCCGCGCTGCTCGTGGGCCTCGAAAACGGAAGCCGGCTCTACCGTCTGCGATCTGAGAGCGGGGAGAAGATGCTCCCGGACGATGCCGGTTTCTTGTTTGGCCAGGTGCTCCGGTCGAAACTGGGGGTCGAGCAGGGTGATACGATTCTCGTCTCTCTGCCGCGCACGCGCGCGGAGCAGGAGCCGGTGCAGCGCACGGCAAGGGTGGCCGGGTTCGTGTGGGAGTCGATCGGGACGGTGGCCTACCTGCCCCTGGACCGAACAAGGCAGCTGTTCCGGGAAGACCTTTCGCTCCCGCCCGGCGCCATCACGGGCGTGCGCGTGAAGGTTGATCCGCTCTACCTAGCGGAGGTGAAAGAACGCCTGCTGAACCTGCCCGGCGCCGCCGCAGTGAACGTCCTCGCCGACCTGCGCAAGATGCTGGACAGCATGATGGCCCTGGCGCGAAACATCTTCGCGATCATGCTCCTGTTCGGAATGGCCCTGGCCTTCTCGATGGTCTTCAACATGATAACCATCAACGTGTTGGAACGGAGCAGCGAGGTGGCCACGATGCGCACGCTGGGCATCGGCCGCTGGAAGATCCTGGGGATGATTACGCTGGAGAACATGCTCACGGCGGCGATGGGGGTGTGCCTGGGACTGCCCGGTGGCAGGATGCTTGTGGACGCCTTCATCAAAGCGGGGTCAACAGAGAAGCAGATGGAGCTCTTTTCGTTCCAGGCGGTGGTGTTTCCCCGGACCTACGTGATGGCCGCGGTTGCGATTGTCATCGTGGTGCTGATAAGCCAGTTGCCGGCCATCTCATACGTCAACCGGCTCAATCTGGCCCGTGCCACGAAGGAACGCGTGACGTAG
- the murA gene encoding UDP-N-acetylglucosamine 1-carboxyvinyltransferase — protein MSVELIVNGGRRLRGAVRVAGGKNSSLAIIAASALAPDVSTLENVPHCRDVMTLLNILEALGARASLESGRLTIDARGLNGHVAPYDLCRSMRASFYTAGVLLGRMGRAQVPLPGGCSIGARPVDFHLRGFTALGARVVTEHGYMKASARRLKGNTFYVPRSSVGTTINLMMAASTARGATVLQNAAREPEVVDTAVFLNLMGARIKGAGTDAITIEGIGELHGNSYAIIPDRLEAGTYLMAGAATGGDVLVEGMIPEHITALLAKMEEAGIEIIRNTDGVRARAGDDLRAVDVDTAPYPGFATDLHPQMAALLTMARGASTIRETVFEARFAYTDELRRMGANIKAEGDSVHITGVERLTGAPVEAPDIRGGAAVLIAALAAEGVTEISRVENLDRGYEGLERKLALLGAQITRAGSVESREAG, from the coding sequence ATGTCAGTGGAGTTGATTGTCAACGGCGGCCGCCGGTTGCGCGGCGCCGTGAGGGTGGCCGGGGGGAAGAACAGCTCGCTGGCCATCATAGCCGCTTCGGCTCTCGCGCCCGACGTCTCGACCCTGGAGAACGTGCCGCACTGCCGGGACGTCATGACTCTGCTCAACATACTGGAGGCACTGGGCGCCCGCGCATCGCTGGAGAGCGGGCGCCTCACGATTGACGCGCGCGGGCTGAACGGCCACGTGGCACCCTACGACCTTTGCCGGAGCATGCGGGCCTCGTTCTACACCGCCGGGGTCCTGCTCGGGCGGATGGGCCGGGCCCAGGTCCCGCTGCCTGGCGGCTGCTCGATCGGCGCCCGGCCCGTGGACTTCCACCTGCGGGGCTTCACCGCGCTGGGCGCCCGCGTCGTGACAGAGCACGGGTACATGAAGGCCTCGGCGCGGCGGCTGAAGGGCAACACCTTCTACGTGCCCCGCAGCAGCGTCGGTACGACCATAAATCTGATGATGGCTGCCAGCACGGCACGGGGCGCCACCGTTCTCCAGAACGCCGCGCGGGAGCCGGAGGTGGTGGACACCGCGGTCTTCCTGAATCTCATGGGTGCGAGAATCAAGGGAGCCGGCACGGATGCCATCACCATCGAGGGGATAGGGGAGCTGCACGGCAACTCGTATGCGATCATCCCGGACCGCCTTGAGGCCGGGACCTACCTGATGGCCGGTGCCGCCACCGGCGGAGATGTGCTCGTAGAAGGCATGATCCCCGAGCACATAACCGCCCTGTTGGCCAAGATGGAGGAGGCCGGGATAGAGATCATCCGCAACACCGACGGCGTGCGGGCGCGCGCCGGCGACGACCTGCGTGCGGTAGACGTGGACACCGCCCCGTATCCTGGATTCGCCACCGACCTTCACCCTCAGATGGCGGCGCTCCTGACCATGGCCCGAGGCGCGTCCACCATTCGCGAGACCGTGTTCGAGGCGCGGTTCGCCTACACCGACGAACTGCGCCGGATGGGCGCGAACATCAAGGCGGAGGGCGACAGCGTTCACATCACCGGGGTCGAGCGGCTCACCGGCGCGCCGGTCGAGGCGCCGGATATCCGGGGGGGCGCGGCCGTGTTGATCGCGGCCTTGGCCGCCGAGGGAGTAACCGAGATCAGCCGGGTCGAGAACCTGGACCGCGGCTACGAGGGGCTAGAGCGCAAGCTCGCGTTGTTGGGCGCGCAGATCACGCGCGCCGGTTCCGTCGAGTCGCGGGAGGCCGGGTAG
- a CDS encoding IreB family regulatory phosphoprotein has protein sequence MEERESTGVFHFGDLTAQDVEAILRFVYRALEERGYDPVDQIVGYLLSGDPTYITSHGDARKAIRQVDRILLLEELVKAYVGAKLRTATS, from the coding sequence TTGGAAGAGCGCGAGAGCACCGGCGTCTTTCATTTCGGCGACCTCACGGCGCAGGACGTGGAGGCGATCCTGAGGTTCGTATACCGCGCGCTTGAGGAGCGGGGCTACGATCCCGTGGACCAGATCGTTGGGTACCTCCTGTCGGGAGATCCGACCTACATCACCAGCCACGGCGACGCGCGGAAGGCCATTCGCCAGGTGGACCGGATACTGCTTCTCGAGGAACTGGTCAAGGCCTACGTGGGAGCCAAGCTGCGCACGGCAACGTCATAG
- the truA gene encoding tRNA pseudouridine(38-40) synthase TruA, producing the protein MRTLALLIEYDGTRYAGWQRQGSTPTIQGAIEAVAGSILDEPCRVVGSGRTDAGVHALGQVAHLSTRSALPVERIRTGLNALLPDDIVIRDVLEVAPTFHARHDARLRIYRYALLARTRPSALLRRYTHHIAVPLDLEAMRSGAAALTGRHDFTAFRVVGTATASAACTVYAVRVERRGDLVTVTVAADRFLRQMVRLIVGSLVTVGRGARPPEAIAGILRSGDNRHAGPPLPPCGLYLLRVVYGPEHGPALSGAGPVL; encoded by the coding sequence GTGCGAACCCTCGCGTTGCTGATCGAGTACGACGGCACGCGATACGCGGGCTGGCAGCGCCAGGGCTCCACCCCCACGATCCAGGGCGCGATCGAGGCCGTGGCCGGCTCGATCCTGGATGAGCCCTGCAGGGTGGTCGGCTCCGGCCGCACCGACGCAGGGGTCCACGCGCTTGGGCAGGTGGCGCACCTCTCTACCCGCAGCGCCCTGCCGGTGGAGCGCATCCGGACGGGCCTGAACGCGCTGCTGCCCGACGACATCGTGATCCGCGACGTGCTGGAAGTGGCGCCGACCTTTCACGCGCGCCATGACGCGCGCCTGCGCATCTACCGCTACGCGCTCCTGGCCCGTACCAGGCCCTCGGCGCTGCTGCGTCGATACACACACCACATCGCCGTGCCCCTGGACCTCGAGGCGATGCGCTCCGGCGCCGCGGCGCTGACCGGCAGGCATGACTTCACCGCGTTCCGCGTCGTGGGAACGGCCACGGCGTCTGCGGCCTGCACCGTGTACGCCGTGCGCGTGGAGCGCCGCGGGGACCTGGTCACGGTGACGGTGGCCGCCGACCGGTTCCTGAGGCAGATGGTGCGGCTGATCGTGGGGTCGCTGGTGACGGTGGGGCGCGGCGCGCGGCCGCCCGAGGCGATCGCCGGTATCCTGCGGTCCGGGGACAACCGGCACGCCGGCCCCCCGCTGCCGCCCTGCGGTCTCTACCTCCTGCGCGTTGTCTATGGACCGGAGCACGGCCCCGCGCTGAGCGGGGCAGGGCCTGTGCTATAA
- a CDS encoding energy-coupling factor transporter transmembrane protein EcfT, with protein sequence MPYWPRCRRWAVELTRYITVGQYLPRSSPLHRLDPRTKILATTALMVTLFLIPSFAGLGLLAAGLIALLVLGQIPLGYALRGLRPIAVLLLLTVFLNTFFGGDGGRTLFQAGPLVATEEGFRRALFVGSRFILLVTAATLLTFVTSPVELTDGLEWLLRPFRRVGVPAHELAMMMSIALRFIPTLLEETEKIMKAQMARGAEFGQGSILRRARAFVPVLVPLLISAFRRSEELALAMEARCYRGGDGRTRMKELRWRIADLVAGAFVIAVSAALVSLR encoded by the coding sequence ATGCCATACTGGCCGCGGTGCAGGAGATGGGCCGTGGAGCTCACTAGGTACATCACGGTCGGGCAGTACCTCCCGCGATCATCGCCGCTGCACCGCCTGGATCCACGCACGAAGATCCTGGCGACGACGGCGCTGATGGTCACCCTGTTCCTCATCCCCTCCTTCGCGGGGCTGGGGCTGCTGGCCGCGGGGCTGATCGCGCTGCTTGTGCTGGGCCAGATCCCGCTCGGGTACGCGCTGCGGGGTCTGCGGCCAATCGCCGTGCTGCTGCTGCTGACGGTCTTCCTCAACACCTTCTTTGGCGGAGACGGGGGGCGCACCCTGTTCCAGGCCGGCCCCCTGGTTGCGACCGAGGAGGGATTCAGGCGCGCCCTCTTCGTGGGGTCCCGGTTCATCCTGCTGGTGACCGCGGCCACGCTGCTGACGTTCGTTACCTCGCCCGTGGAGTTGACCGACGGCCTGGAGTGGCTGCTGCGCCCGTTTCGTCGCGTAGGGGTACCCGCGCACGAGCTGGCCATGATGATGTCCATCGCGCTCCGCTTCATCCCGACCCTGCTGGAGGAGACCGAGAAGATCATGAAGGCCCAGATGGCGCGGGGCGCGGAGTTCGGTCAGGGCTCCATACTCCGACGGGCCCGCGCCTTCGTGCCGGTGCTCGTGCCGCTGTTGATAAGCGCCTTCCGCCGCTCCGAAGAGCTGGCGCTGGCGATGGAGGCGCGCTGCTACCGGGGGGGAGATGGGCGCACGCGGATGAAGGAGCTGCGCTGGCGAATCGCGGATCTGGTGGCCGGCGCGTTCGTGATCGCCGTCTCGGCCGCTCTGGTGAGCTTGCGGTAA